Below is a genomic region from Catenuloplanes atrovinosus.
GGCGGCATGACCATGGGCATGGGCATGGCGCTGCACGAGGAGGGCGTCCTCGATCCGCACACCGGCGACTGGGTCAACCACGACCTGGCCGACTACCACATCCCCGCGCACGCGGACGTGCGCGACATCGACGCCGCCTGGATCGACGAACACGACGACCAGCTCAACCCGATGGGCAGCAAGGGCATCGGCGAGATCGGCATCGTCGGCTCCCCCGCCGCCATCCTCAACGCGATCTGGCACGCCACCGGCATCCGCATCCGCGACCTGCCCGCCCGGATGGACCGAATCCTGCCGCACCTGCCCTGACGCCGGTCAGTGGGTTCTGGCGGTGGCGGTGCCGGCCAGCGCGGCGAGCACCGGCCGCGCCGGTTCCGGCACCGGCGCGGCGGCGAGCAGGTCCAGCGCGTGCCCGATCCGCCGGTCGATCAGGTCCTGGGTCATCGTGTCCGCGCCGGTCGCCCGGATCGCGGCGCGCAGCTCGGCCGCGCCGGCCGCGTCCAGGTCCGCGCGGCCGTAGTGCGCGCGCAGCACCCGCCGTTCGGCCGGGCCGGCCTGCCGCCAGGCGAGCGCGACAAGGACCGTGCGCTTGCCGCCGCGGAAGTCGTCCACGCTGGACTTGCCGGTGGCGGCCGGGTCGCCGAACGCGCCGAGCAGGTCGTCGCGGAGCTGGAAGGCCTCGCCGACCGGGCGGCCGAACGCGGCGCAGAACCGCAGCAGCGGCTCGCGCGCGCCGGCCAGCGCGGCGCCGATCTGCAGCGGGCGCGCCACCGTGTACGACGCGGTCTTGTGCCGGACCACCCGCCACGCGCGGTCCAGGTCGCCGAGCTCGGGCGTGCCGTCGATGTCGAGGTACTGCCCGGCCACCGCCTCCACGCGCATCGCGTCCAGGTGCGGCCGGGCCGCCGCGATCCGGCCGGGCGGCAGCGGCACCGCGGCCAGCAGCCGGTCCGACCAGACGAGGCAGAGGTCGCCGAGCAGGATGGCCGCGCTGACCCCGGACCGGCCGCCGCCGCCCAGCGCGCGGTGCACGGTCGGGCGTCCGCGCCGGGTGTCCGAGTTGTCCATGATGTCGTCGTGGATCAACGCGAACGTGTGGAACAGCTCCAGCGCCGCGCCCGCCCGGTGGATCGCCGGTGAGCCCGTGGCGCCGCCCGCGGCCAGCCACCCGGCCGCGCAGAACAGCGGGCGGATCCGCTTGCCGCCGCCGGTGAACGTGCGCGCCACCTCGACCAGCGGGGGCAGGCAGGGGTCCGGCGCGGCGGCGGCCTCCCGGTCCAGGAACGCCGCGATCTCCGCGTCCACCGCGTCGCGGACCGCGCCGGGCCACAGGCCCGCGGCCGTGACCGTACCCGCTGCTGACATGATCCGACCATACCGGCGAAAAGCCGTTAAACGGTCCTTTTGACCGCCCCAGTGGTGGCGGCGCCCCGCCGCGCCGATCCTCCTGCCGGACCGGCGGCGCCGCACCGTGGCTTGTGGAGCGCCGCCTCGTGGAGCGCGAGCGCCCGATCCGTCGCCCGATCCGTCGTGAGGGCCGGCTCCCCGCGCGCCGTGCTATAAATGAGTGAGTGGTCAGTCATTTATAGGAGGTGGCCATGCCACGGACACTGAGTCCCGAGCGCCGCGCGGCGGTGCTGGGGGCTGCGACACGGGCGATCGCCCGCGACGGGCTGGCGGCGCCGACCGCGTCGATCGCGGCCGAGGCGGGACTCTCGGCCGGCTCGCTGTTCAACTACTTCCCGACGAAGACGGCGCTGCTCAACGGGCTGTATCTGCACCTGAAGCGCGACCTCGCCGCCGCGGTGGCCGAGCCGCCCATTCCTGACGGCCCGTTGCGGGAGCGTGCCTGGGAGGGCTGGCGGCGGTGGATCCGGTGGGGTGCCGCCGACCCCGACAAGCAGCGCGTGCTGATGCTGATCGAGGCCTCCCGCGAGCTGACCGAGCAGACCCGTCGTGACGGTGTCGCCGCGATGCGGGGCGCGGACTCACTCTTCGCGGAAGCGCAGGCCGGCGGGCCCTTCGCCGACCAGCCGCTGGAGTTCCTCGTGGCCACGGTGGGCGCTCTGGCGGCCACGACCATGGAGGCCGTGTCCCGCGAGCCCGACGAGTTCGACAGCCGCTGCCGCGCGGGCTTCACCGCGGTGTGGGGAGCCGTCGGGGTGGGCGGCCGGTTTTCCGATACGGGTACGGACGTGAGGAGCGGGTCATGACGAACTCCCGGGTGCTCGTCACGGGCGGCAGTGGCTTCCTCGCCGCGCACTGCGTCCTGCGCCTCCTGGCCGACGGCTTCCAGGTGCGCACCACCGTGCGCTCCGCGCGCGGCGCCGGCCGCGTCCGCTCCATGGTCGCCGCGGGCGGCGGCACGGACGCGGCCGGCCTCGAGGTCGTGCAGGCGGATCTCACCGCGGACGATGGATGGGACGCCGCCGTCGCCGGCTGCGATTACGTGCTGCATGTCGCCTCGCCCTTCCCGGCCGCACCGCCGGCGCACGAGGACGACCTGATCGTGCCGGCCCGCGACGGCGCGCTGCGCGTGCTGCGCGCCGCACTGCGCGGCGGCGTCAAGCGGGTCGTGTTGACCTCGTCGTTGGCGGCGATCGACTATGGGCACGGGCCGAGGACCGCGCCCTACGACGAGACGATCTGGACCGACCTGTCCGGTCGCGGCGTGACCGCCTACGCCAAGTCCAAGACGCTCGCCGAGCGCGCCGCGTGGGACTTCGCGGAGCGGGAGGGCCTCGAACTCGCGGTCGTGAACCCGACCGGCATACTCGGCCCGGTTCTCAGCGATGACTACGGCACCTCCGTGGGCTCGATCGCGCTCCTGCTCAAGGGAGGCACCCCCGTGCTCCCGCGGGCGACGGTCGGGATCGTCGACGCCCGCGACGTCGCCGATCTCCACGTGCGCGCGATGACGCACCCCGCGGCCGCCGGCGAACGCTTCATCGCCAACGCCGGGCTGATGAGCCTGCCGATGATGGCCCGCACGCTCCGCGACGGGCTCGGCGACGCGGCGCGCGCGGTTCCGACCAGGACCATCCCGGATTGGGTCGTGCGGATCGCCGCGATGTTCGACGACGATCTTCGACTGAGCCTGTCGATGCTCGGGACCCCACGCGACGCCACGAGCGCCAAAGCGCGGCGCGTGCTCGGATGGGCGCCGCGCCCGCCGGAGGAGGCCGTCCTCGCGACAGCACAGAGCATCCTCGCCCACACGGCACGCGAATCCTGACCGCACCGCCACCTACTCCAGCCACGCGGGCGGCCTTCCACCGGGGAAGGCCGCCCGCGCCGGTCTGGTCAGCCCTATGGGACGTCGGTGCAGTAGACGTCCTGGCCCGGCAGCCGGCCGGTGTTCAGGAAGTCGACGGTCGCCCTGTCCGCGCAGGCCGAGCCCGCGTTGTAGACGTAGTGCCCGCCGTTGTCGACACCGACGAGGGCGGCACGGTCGCCGAGGACCTCGCGCAGCCCCTGCCCGGACTCCCATGGTGTGGCGTGGTCCCGGCGGTTCTGCAGGATCAGGATGTCACCGGGGCCTTCGCCGGTCACGGTGACCGGCTTCTCGATCGGGGCCTTCCAGAAGGCGCATGGCCAGATGTTGGCCGGCATGCCCGCCGTGAGCGGCCAGGCCTCGCGGTGGGCGGCGCTGCGGGTGGCGTAGTCGCCGACGTCGCGGGACCACTCGGCGTCGCCGCAGACGAGTGCGAGGAACATGGTCGCCTGGTTGTCGGCGGCAATGCCCGGGGTGGGCGGCGCCTCGGCGAACACCTGCTTGAGCACCTCGCCGCCGGCCGCGGTGAGGTGGCCGTCCGCGAGGTCCGCTGCGGCCTTCCAGACCTGCGCGAGGATCGGCAGGTTCTTGTTGTCCAGGAGCAGTGCGTAGGTGGTGGTGCGCAGGACCGCTCCGTTCATGGACTGCTGGGTGCCGGGAACCGGCGCCGGCGTCCGGTCCAGCCGATCCGCGAGCGCGAGATAGGTCCGGGTGACCTCGTCGACGGTGCCGCCGAGCCCGAGGGGGCCGTTCTGTGCCGCGGCGACCGCGGCGGCGTCGGGGAACCGGTCGGCCATGCCCTTGCCCCAGCCCTGCACCTCGCCGGACCACACCTTGGTGGGATCGATGTTGCCTTCGAGGACCATGCGGCCGGTCCGCTCCGGGAACAGCGAGCTGTAGACGGCACCGAGATAGGTCCCGTAGGACTGGCCCCAGTAGGAGATCTTCGTCTCGCCGAGCGCCTCGCGGATGCGGTCCAGGTCGCGAGCGGTGTTGGCGGTGTTGTAGTGCCGCAGGTTCTCCCCGGCCGTGGCGGCGCACCTCTCGGCCTCGGTGCGGGCCAGTGCGACGTTCGCGTCGATCGAGCCGTCCGCGGCGGGATAGGGGAAATGCCCCGGCACGCTGGCGACCTCGAGACCGCAGCTCTGCGGCGTGCTGTGCGCGACGCCGCGCGGATCGAAGCCGATCAGGTCGTAGCCGTCCAGGACGGACTTCGGCAGCGTCGGTGCGATCGTGCTGGGCATGTCGAGACCGGACAGGGCGGGACCGCCCGGGTTCAGCAGCAGAACGCCGTGCCGCTTGCCGGGGTCGGCGGCGGCCAGCCGGGAGATCGCCACCTCGATCGACGTGCCGTCCGGCTCGGCGTGGTTCAGCGGGACCGCGACCGTCGCACAGGTCAGCTTGGGATCCCGTGCCACTCCCGCCGCCGCCTCCGGGCAGGCCCCCCAGGTGATCGCGGCGGCCTCGGCCCGGTCCGTGGGCGGCGGCCGGTCTTCCTCGTGTGCGGCGTCGCTACAGGCGGTGGCACCGGCCACCGCCAGTGCCGCGGCCGTCAGAACCGTGGCGAACCGGCGGCCCCGTGACCGGCCGGAAATCCGCGCACCACATTTCTTGTTCATCGCCTTCGTTCCTCGATTCGGCTCGGTGGACCGCATTCGCCGGGCGGCCCTATCGCTGGCGACGAATTTATCGAGGGCGGGACGCGGCACACATCACCCTGCGGTGAACAGGTGCGATAGCTCCTACGGGGGACAGTGGACCGTCCGATGTGAATCAACGGCGGGCCGTATTCCGGCTGATTATTCGGCGCATCGAAAAACCGGCCCGGACCCTCCCGGAATGTGGTGTCCGAGAGACACACCAATTCCCATGGAACGCGTACTTGGCCGCTCCGGCACCGAAACGCGCGCCCGGTGGCGTTTGGTGAAGCTCGCCGCGATCGTGTTGAAGTGGTGGGTTGCCCCTGACGAGGGGAAACACCTAATCGGCGCGAGCCCGGCCGAAGCGGTGCGACGGGTCGGCGCGCGGGCCGGCGGCTGTGCGAGCGTGAGGTCCCCGGCCGTTGGGAGCGCCCGTGTCCACGTACCGTCGCATCGCCGTCGTCCTTGTTCTGAGCTGCCTGGCGATGCTGGTCGCCGTGCCGGCGCGCGCGGCCGTGGTGCCGGTCGCGAAGATCGACTTTCGGCCGGCGGGCGGGACGGTGCCGAGCGGGTACGTGGCGGACACCGGCGCGGCGTTCGACGCGGGCCGCGGCCACGGCTGGGTGCGGGAGGACGCGCCCGGCACGCCGCTGGACCTGAGCGCGAACACGCGGGACCGGGCCCGGCCCGGCGTGCCGCCGCTGCTCAACACGATCGTGCACATGCGGTACGGCGACACCGGCGGCACGAGCGGCGTGCGCACGGCGGGCGCGTGGGAGTACGCGGTACCGCCCGGGACCTATCAGGTGACGGTCGGCGTCGGTGACCAGCCGGCCTACGACAGCCGGCACACCGTGCGGGCCGAGGGCGTGACCGCGGTGGCGGCCTTCCAGGGCTCGGCGGCGGAGGAGTTCCGCACGGCTACGGTGACCGTGCCGGTGCTGGACGGGCGGCTGACGCTCGACGCGATCGGCGGCACCAACACCAAGCTCACCCACGCCGAGATCGCCCGCGACACCTCGGACACGGCCGCGCCGGGCCCGGTGACCGGGGTCGCGGCGACGCCGGGGGACCGGCAGGCGACCGTCACCTGGGCCGCGAGCACCGCGGCCGACCTGGGCGGATACCGCGTCTACCGGGGTGGTGCGCTCGTCTCCGGGCCGGGCCTGCTGACCACGGCCACGTTCACGGACACCGGCGTGACGAACGGGACCGGGTACGCGTGGACCGTGCGCGCGGTCGACCGGCACGGCAACGAGTCCGCGGCCTCGGCGGCCGTCTCGGCCACGCCCGCGGCGTACACGCTGAGGGTGAACTTCTCGGACGCGGCGACCGCACCGCCGTCCGGTTACGTCCGCGACTCCGGCGATGCGTTCACGACCACCCGGGGGTACGGGTGGGTGGCGCTCGGCACCGGCACGCCGCTGTCGCTGGCCGGCAACGGCCGCAACCGGGGGAGCGGCCAGCCGGACGTGCGGCTGGCCACGCTGATCCACGCGCAGCTGCCCGCCGGGTCGTCCGGCGTGACCACGCCCGGGAGCTGGGAGGCGGCCGTGCCGAACGGCGCGTACGTGGTCACGGTCGCGGCCGGCGACGCGGGCACCGCGCTGGACAGCACCCACTACGTCAACATCGAGGACCAGAACGCGGTGGCCGCGTTCACGCCCACCGCCTCGGTGAGGCACGCCGTGGCGACCCGCACCGTGACCGTCACGGACGGGCGGCTCACGCTCAGCCCGGCCGGGGGCACCAACACCAAGCTGCACTACGTGGACGTGACCAGCGTGCCCGCGTCGGCGGCGGTCCCGTCCGTGCGGGCGAGCACGCCGCCGAACCTGGCGTCCGACGTGCCGGTCACCGCCAGCGTGGTCGAGGACCTGCGGCTGCCCGGCGGTGGCGTCGACCCGGCCACGCTCACCGCGAGCACGGTCACGCTGACCCGGGTCGCCGACGGCGCGGCCGTCGCGGCGAACCCGATCACCAGCGGCGGCGGGGACGTCATCAACCTCTCGCCGGCCGCGCCGCTGCAACCGTCCACGCTGTACCGGTTCGACGTCACCGCGCAGGTGCGGGACGTGGCCGGGCGCGCGTTCGCGCCGTACTCGATCGTGTTCCGCACCGGTGCCGGCGGCGGCACCGGCGGGCCGATCGCGTTCACCAAGCAGGTCGGGGTGGCCACCGGCGCGCCGTTCACCACGGTCGTCACCGGCCCGGACGGCCGCCTCTACGCCGGCACGCTGGACGGGCGCATCCTCCGCTTCCCGATCAACGCGGACGGCACGCTCGGCACCGCCACGGTGATCACCACGGTCCGGGACCACGCGGTCGCGGCGGGGCTGGCCGGCGCGCCGAACCGCACGGTCATCGGCATGGCGTTCGACCCCGCGTCCACGCCCGCCGCGCCGATCCTGTGGATCACCGACAACTACCAGTACACGGGCCCGCTGAACGTGCCGGACTGGTCCAGCCACATCGCCCGGCTCAGCGGCCCGAACCTCAGCGTCTACACCGACGTGGTGACGAACCTGCCACGGTCGGTCAAGGACCACGAGACCAACTCGCTGGCGTTCGGCCCGGACGGCGCGCTCTACACCACCCAGGGTGCCAACAACGCGATGGGCGCGCCGGACTCCACCTGGGGCAACCGGCCCGAGCGGCTGCTGTCCGCGGCCGTGCTCCGCCTCGACCCGGCCGCGCTGCCGGCGACGCTGCCGCTCGACGCGAAGACCGAGGAGGGCGGCACCTACGACCCGTACGCGCCGGGCGCCCCGCTGACCATCCACGCGACCGGCGTGCGCAACGCGTACGACCTGGTCTGGCACTCCAACGGCCACCTCTACACGCCGACGAACGGCTCCGCGGCCGGCGGCAACACGCCCGCCACGCCGTCACCGCTGCCCGCGTCCTGCGCGCGGCGCGGCTACACCGGCCCGGCCGTGCCCGGGCTGACCGGCGTCGGCACCGCGGAGACCGACTACGTCTTCGACGTGCGGCCCGGCCGCTACTACGGCCACCCGAACCCGGCCCGCTGCGAGTGGGTGCTCGCCGGCGGCAACCCCACCACCGGCACCGACCCGTTCCAGGTCCCGGCCTACCCCGCCGGCACGCGGCCGGACCCGAACCTGGACCTGCCCGGCATGTACGACGCCGGCCTGCACGCCTCCGCCAACGGCGTCATCGAGTACCGCGGCACCGCGTTCGGCGGCGCGCTGCGCGGAAAGCTGCTGGTCGTACGCTACTCGTCCGGTCAGGACATCCAGACCTTCGACGTGGCCGCGAACGGCACGCTCAGCAACCGCACCACCGGCCTGCCCGGGCTGACCGGCTTCAGTCAGCCCCTGGACGTCACCGAACACCTCGGCAACCTGTACGTCACCGAGCTCGGCGCGAACCGGATCACGCTGCTCCGGCCGCAGGGCTGAGGCCGCTCACCGCAGCAGCAGGTTCGCGCCGACCGTACACAGCACGGACAGCAGGATCGACACCAGAATCATGCCCAGGCAGCCGGCCCCGCCACCGAGCGCCCGAACCTCAACATTTCCGATACGCATGCGCGCCGACTACCCACCCCGGGCCGTTCGCAACCCGCCGTTTCCGGCCGGGATGTCCGGGTATCCGGCGCACATGCCCGTACTGCGATCGTTCCTGCTCGGCGCGGTCACCGGCGGCCGCAGCATGACCGGCCTCGCCGCGCTCGCGCTCACCACCCGGCCCGGCGCGCTGCCCGGCCCACTGGCCGGGCTCGGCGGCACGCGCGGCCGCTGGCTGACGGTGGCCGGCGCGCTCGGCGAACTCGCCGGCGACAAGCTGCCGAACGCGCCGAGCCGCCTGACCCCACCGTCGCTCGGCACCCGGATGGCCACCGCGGCCGCGTCCGCCGCCGTCCTCGCGGTCCGGGAGGGTTCGTCACCCGCGGTGGCGCTGGCCCCGGCCGTGGCCGGCGCGGTGGCGGGCAGCGTGGCCGGCGCCCGCTGGCGCGCCCTCGCCGCCCGGCGCGGCTGGCCCCCGCTGGCCGCCGCCCTCCTGGAGGACGCCGTGGTCCTCACCCTCGCCGCCGCCACGGTCCGCCACCGCTGAGCCCCCGGTCGGGTGAACGCCGGTCAGAGTTTCGGGAAGACGTGGGGGGAGTCGTAGGTGCCCTCGACGAGGGCGGAGGCGCGGCCGACGATCAGCGGGTCGGGGGTGCCGACCAGGTCGTGGTCCTTGTCGGGGTAGTCGAAGCGGCAGAGGACGTAGCGCATGGCCTCGACCCGGCCGCGTTTCTTGTCGTTGCTCTTGATCACGGTCCAGGGGGCGTCGGCGGTGTCGGTGTAGAAGAACATCGCCTCCTTCGCCTCGGTGTACTCGTCCCAGCGGTCGAGTGAGGCCAGATCCATGGGGGAGAGCTTCCAGCGGCGGACCGGGTCGATCTGGCGGATCGCGAAGCGGGTGCGCTGCTCCTGGCGGGAGACCGAGAACCAGAACTTGATCAGGTGGATGCCGGACCGGACCAGCATGCGCTCCAGTTCCGGCGTCTCGCGCAGGAACTCCAGGTACTCGGTACGGGAACAGAAGCCCATCACGCGCTCGACGCCGGCCCGGTTGTACCAGGAGCGGTCGAACAGCACGATCTCGCCGGCGGCCGGCAGGTGCTGTATGTAGCGCTGGAAGTACCACTGCCGGCTCTCCCGCTCGCTCGGCTTCTCCAGCGCCACCACGGACGCGCCGCGCGGGTTGAGGTGCTGCATGAACCGCTTGATCGTGCCGCCCTTGCCGGCGGCGTCACGCCCCTCGAACAGGATGACCATCGGCTGGCCGGAGTCCTTCAGCCACTTCTGGAGCTTGAGCAGCTCGATCTGCAGGCGGCGCTT
It encodes:
- a CDS encoding polyprenyl synthetase family protein, which produces MSAAGTVTAAGLWPGAVRDAVDAEIAAFLDREAAAAPDPCLPPLVEVARTFTGGGKRIRPLFCAAGWLAAGGATGSPAIHRAGAALELFHTFALIHDDIMDNSDTRRGRPTVHRALGGGGRSGVSAAILLGDLCLVWSDRLLAAVPLPPGRIAAARPHLDAMRVEAVAGQYLDIDGTPELGDLDRAWRVVRHKTASYTVARPLQIGAALAGAREPLLRFCAAFGRPVGEAFQLRDDLLGAFGDPAATGKSSVDDFRGGKRTVLVALAWRQAGPAERRVLRAHYGRADLDAAGAAELRAAIRATGADTMTQDLIDRRIGHALDLLAAAPVPEPARPVLAALAGTATARTH
- a CDS encoding TetR/AcrR family transcriptional regulator, producing the protein MPRTLSPERRAAVLGAATRAIARDGLAAPTASIAAEAGLSAGSLFNYFPTKTALLNGLYLHLKRDLAAAVAEPPIPDGPLRERAWEGWRRWIRWGAADPDKQRVLMLIEASRELTEQTRRDGVAAMRGADSLFAEAQAGGPFADQPLEFLVATVGALAATTMEAVSREPDEFDSRCRAGFTAVWGAVGVGGRFSDTGTDVRSGS
- a CDS encoding NAD-dependent epimerase/dehydratase family protein encodes the protein MTNSRVLVTGGSGFLAAHCVLRLLADGFQVRTTVRSARGAGRVRSMVAAGGGTDAAGLEVVQADLTADDGWDAAVAGCDYVLHVASPFPAAPPAHEDDLIVPARDGALRVLRAALRGGVKRVVLTSSLAAIDYGHGPRTAPYDETIWTDLSGRGVTAYAKSKTLAERAAWDFAEREGLELAVVNPTGILGPVLSDDYGTSVGSIALLLKGGTPVLPRATVGIVDARDVADLHVRAMTHPAAAGERFIANAGLMSLPMMARTLRDGLGDAARAVPTRTIPDWVVRIAAMFDDDLRLSLSMLGTPRDATSAKARRVLGWAPRPPEEAVLATAQSILAHTARES
- a CDS encoding alpha/beta hydrolase, whose product is MARDPKLTCATVAVPLNHAEPDGTSIEVAISRLAAADPGKRHGVLLLNPGGPALSGLDMPSTIAPTLPKSVLDGYDLIGFDPRGVAHSTPQSCGLEVASVPGHFPYPAADGSIDANVALARTEAERCAATAGENLRHYNTANTARDLDRIREALGETKISYWGQSYGTYLGAVYSSLFPERTGRMVLEGNIDPTKVWSGEVQGWGKGMADRFPDAAAVAAAQNGPLGLGGTVDEVTRTYLALADRLDRTPAPVPGTQQSMNGAVLRTTTYALLLDNKNLPILAQVWKAAADLADGHLTAAGGEVLKQVFAEAPPTPGIAADNQATMFLALVCGDAEWSRDVGDYATRSAAHREAWPLTAGMPANIWPCAFWKAPIEKPVTVTGEGPGDILILQNRRDHATPWESGQGLREVLGDRAALVGVDNGGHYVYNAGSACADRATVDFLNTGRLPGQDVYCTDVP
- a CDS encoding Ig-like domain-containing protein, whose product is MSTYRRIAVVLVLSCLAMLVAVPARAAVVPVAKIDFRPAGGTVPSGYVADTGAAFDAGRGHGWVREDAPGTPLDLSANTRDRARPGVPPLLNTIVHMRYGDTGGTSGVRTAGAWEYAVPPGTYQVTVGVGDQPAYDSRHTVRAEGVTAVAAFQGSAAEEFRTATVTVPVLDGRLTLDAIGGTNTKLTHAEIARDTSDTAAPGPVTGVAATPGDRQATVTWAASTAADLGGYRVYRGGALVSGPGLLTTATFTDTGVTNGTGYAWTVRAVDRHGNESAASAAVSATPAAYTLRVNFSDAATAPPSGYVRDSGDAFTTTRGYGWVALGTGTPLSLAGNGRNRGSGQPDVRLATLIHAQLPAGSSGVTTPGSWEAAVPNGAYVVTVAAGDAGTALDSTHYVNIEDQNAVAAFTPTASVRHAVATRTVTVTDGRLTLSPAGGTNTKLHYVDVTSVPASAAVPSVRASTPPNLASDVPVTASVVEDLRLPGGGVDPATLTASTVTLTRVADGAAVAANPITSGGGDVINLSPAAPLQPSTLYRFDVTAQVRDVAGRAFAPYSIVFRTGAGGGTGGPIAFTKQVGVATGAPFTTVVTGPDGRLYAGTLDGRILRFPINADGTLGTATVITTVRDHAVAAGLAGAPNRTVIGMAFDPASTPAAPILWITDNYQYTGPLNVPDWSSHIARLSGPNLSVYTDVVTNLPRSVKDHETNSLAFGPDGALYTTQGANNAMGAPDSTWGNRPERLLSAAVLRLDPAALPATLPLDAKTEEGGTYDPYAPGAPLTIHATGVRNAYDLVWHSNGHLYTPTNGSAAGGNTPATPSPLPASCARRGYTGPAVPGLTGVGTAETDYVFDVRPGRYYGHPNPARCEWVLAGGNPTTGTDPFQVPAYPAGTRPDPNLDLPGMYDAGLHASANGVIEYRGTAFGGALRGKLLVVRYSSGQDIQTFDVAANGTLSNRTTGLPGLTGFSQPLDVTEHLGNLYVTELGANRITLLRPQG
- the ppk2 gene encoding polyphosphate kinase 2 codes for the protein MDDEPRPALEPLSDYRVVDDEDDPVLVHADGSPVDSWREDYPYDKRMTREEYDAIKRRLQIELLKLQKWLKDSGQPMVILFEGRDAAGKGGTIKRFMQHLNPRGASVVALEKPSERESRQWYFQRYIQHLPAAGEIVLFDRSWYNRAGVERVMGFCSRTEYLEFLRETPELERMLVRSGIHLIKFWFSVSRQEQRTRFAIRQIDPVRRWKLSPMDLASLDRWDEYTEAKEAMFFYTDTADAPWTVIKSNDKKRGRVEAMRYVLCRFDYPDKDHDLVGTPDPLIVGRASALVEGTYDSPHVFPKL